A portion of the Myxococcales bacterium genome contains these proteins:
- a CDS encoding SRPBCC domain-containing protein — translation MANESIRITSIIPADPPTLFVAWLDGAGHSAMTGSPATSEARVGSVFTAWDGYISGKTKLIEPGRRIVQAWRTTEFPKGAKDSLLEIVLEAVPQGTRVTLVHTNIPEGQGSDYEVGWTEYYLKPMQKFFSQAVRQSVAPPAAAAKIAKKATPRGKAKVRAAAKTSKKKSSVKAKARPAPKLGAAKKKVARKAAPTPRRPAPKGSKKRG, via the coding sequence GTGGCCAACGAATCGATTCGCATCACATCCATCATCCCCGCCGACCCGCCGACGCTCTTCGTCGCTTGGCTCGATGGCGCAGGCCACAGCGCCATGACAGGCTCGCCGGCGACGTCGGAGGCGCGGGTCGGGTCGGTCTTCACCGCCTGGGACGGATACATCTCGGGCAAGACCAAGCTCATCGAGCCGGGACGCCGCATTGTCCAAGCGTGGCGCACGACGGAATTTCCGAAGGGCGCAAAGGACTCGCTGCTCGAAATCGTTCTCGAGGCGGTGCCACAAGGAACGCGCGTGACGTTGGTGCACACCAACATTCCGGAAGGGCAAGGCTCGGACTACGAAGTCGGCTGGACCGAGTATTACCTGAAGCCGATGCAGAAATTCTTCAGTCAGGCCGTGAGGCAGAGCGTGGCGCCCCCGGCCGCTGCGGCCAAGATCGCAAAGAAGGCGACGCCGAGAGGCAAGGCGAAAGTGCGAGCGGCCGCCAAGACGTCGAAGAAGAAGTCATCGGTGAAGGCGAAGGCGCGCCCGGCGCCGAAGCTCGGAGCCGCGAAGAAGAAGGTGGCTCGCAAAGCCGCACCGACACCTCGCAGGCCTGCACCGAAGGGTTCCAAGAAGCGCGGTTGA
- a CDS encoding UDP-3-O-acyl-N-acetylglucosamine deacetylase → MDTAAECRGVGLFTGATRTVRLLCRVGPLAVSVAGTEVALQELVVGAQGRTSVLRRCGDDAPFVSCVEHLFAALGALGIRDGLLVDVDGDELPLLDGGALAWGRALLALALPASPPKLRVVRDGVVSVGRATYEWRRASSDESACEVHLDAFHPRVERVARWDGTRRDFLERIAPARTFVMAREIGWMLAQGLTAKVDPESVVVLGDDEIFAAGRPFSADEPARHKLLDLIGDLALHGGPPLGRVVALSPGHALTHEAVRRALAEGVVARG, encoded by the coding sequence GTGGATACGGCTGCCGAGTGTCGAGGCGTCGGCCTGTTTACCGGCGCCACGCGCACGGTCCGACTCCTCTGCCGCGTAGGGCCGCTGGCCGTCTCGGTGGCCGGGACCGAGGTCGCGCTCCAGGAGCTCGTCGTTGGCGCACAAGGCCGAACCTCCGTCCTGCGGCGTTGCGGCGATGACGCGCCGTTTGTCTCTTGCGTCGAGCACCTCTTCGCCGCGCTCGGCGCCCTCGGCATTCGCGACGGCCTCTTGGTCGACGTGGATGGCGACGAACTCCCCTTGCTCGATGGCGGCGCCCTCGCGTGGGGCCGCGCGCTTTTGGCGTTAGCGCTGCCGGCCTCGCCGCCAAAGCTTCGCGTCGTGCGCGATGGCGTCGTCAGCGTTGGGCGGGCGACCTACGAGTGGCGCCGCGCGTCGAGCGACGAGAGCGCGTGCGAAGTCCACTTGGACGCCTTTCACCCGCGGGTGGAGAGGGTCGCCCGTTGGGACGGCACGCGTCGCGACTTCTTGGAGCGCATCGCGCCGGCGCGCACCTTCGTCATGGCGCGCGAGATCGGTTGGATGCTCGCGCAGGGCCTCACCGCGAAGGTCGATCCCGAGAGCGTCGTCGTCCTCGGCGACGACGAGATCTTCGCCGCGGGCCGGCCGTTTTCGGCCGACGAGCCGGCGCGGCACAAGCTGCTGGACCTCATCGGCGATCTCGCGCTGCACGGCGGCCCACCGCTAGGGCGCGTCGTGGCGCTGAGCCCTGGCCACGCGCTGACCCACGAGGCCGTTCGGCGCGCCTTGGCCGAGGGCGTCGTCGCTCGCGGCTAA
- a CDS encoding NAD(P)H-quinone oxidoreductase, whose amino-acid sequence MKAIVVARPGGPEVLELRDVDAPLAGKGEVRVRVHATAVNRADLLQRRGLYPAPPDSPRDIPGLEFAGEVESLGDGAHDVRVGDKVFGLAGGGTYAELVVVPSRTVVPMPPGLSFADAAAVPEAFITAFDALVTQGRLAAGEDVLISAAGSGVGTAGVQLARAVGARPIGTVRTAAKAARLRSELGLPDALVVEGPAYKDAIRERTAGRGVALVLELVGGSYVAEDLECVAHKGRIVLVGLVGGARVDMDLGLVLRKRISLTGTVLRARSLEEKIVASQLFAAHVVPLLARGLVRPVVGATMPLCDAAEAHRLTEANDTFGKVVLTLAQ is encoded by the coding sequence ATGAAAGCGATCGTGGTGGCGCGCCCCGGCGGCCCCGAGGTTCTGGAGCTCCGCGACGTCGACGCGCCGCTGGCCGGCAAAGGGGAGGTGCGCGTCCGCGTTCACGCCACCGCGGTGAATCGGGCCGACCTGCTCCAACGTCGCGGCCTCTATCCGGCGCCGCCGGATTCGCCCCGCGACATTCCTGGCCTCGAATTCGCCGGTGAGGTCGAGTCGCTCGGGGACGGCGCCCATGACGTCCGAGTCGGCGACAAGGTCTTCGGGCTTGCGGGTGGCGGAACGTACGCCGAGCTCGTCGTGGTGCCGTCGAGGACGGTAGTGCCCATGCCGCCGGGGCTCTCCTTCGCCGACGCCGCGGCCGTTCCCGAGGCCTTCATCACCGCCTTCGACGCGCTCGTGACGCAGGGTCGCCTCGCAGCCGGCGAGGACGTCTTGATCTCCGCCGCCGGCAGCGGCGTCGGCACGGCCGGGGTTCAGTTGGCGCGGGCCGTAGGGGCTCGCCCCATCGGAACCGTGCGTACCGCTGCGAAGGCCGCGCGCCTGCGGAGCGAGCTGGGCCTTCCCGACGCGCTCGTGGTGGAAGGCCCGGCCTACAAGGACGCGATTCGGGAGCGTACGGCGGGCCGGGGCGTCGCCCTTGTGCTCGAGCTCGTGGGGGGCAGCTACGTCGCCGAGGATCTCGAGTGCGTGGCTCACAAGGGACGCATCGTCCTCGTGGGCCTCGTGGGTGGCGCGCGCGTCGACATGGATCTGGGCCTCGTCCTTCGGAAGCGCATTTCGCTCACGGGCACTGTGCTTCGGGCTCGCTCCCTCGAAGAGAAGATCGTCGCAAGTCAGCTCTTCGCGGCCCACGTCGTGCCGCTCCTTGCGCGCGGTCTCGTTCGGCCCGTCGTGGGCGCTACCATGCCGCTCTGCGACGCGGCCGAGGCGCACCGCTTGACGGAAGCCAACGACACCTTTGGCAAGGTCGTGCTGACGCTGGCTCAGTGA
- a CDS encoding DUF4266 domain-containing protein encodes MPRSRSTLTLFGLGLLLLASACAPVAPYERGTLAHPTMTTEDVSTALDAHVRAVSEGASGGLGGGGGGCGCN; translated from the coding sequence ATGCCGCGCTCTCGTTCGACCCTTACGCTCTTTGGGCTCGGCCTCCTTCTCCTCGCCTCCGCGTGCGCGCCCGTCGCGCCCTACGAGCGCGGCACGCTCGCCCACCCGACGATGACCACGGAAGACGTCTCGACGGCGCTCGACGCGCACGTCCGCGCCGTGTCCGAAGGGGCCTCGGGCGGTCTTGGCGGTGGCGGTGGCGGCTGCGGGTGCAACTGA
- a CDS encoding HEAT repeat domain-containing protein encodes MRHTWLLAGALTLAGLMVGPPAAASAVDGGTAATAVSPALSAAFTTGDEAARGGALRELLRIGSTEAVRLVVSRAPEQTPALRRAIEEGLGKLGERAVPALILERRLASGPPVRRFAATQLEAMEKSMPGEAIQAKSPAVLGEILRAYGLAKEMDALGVVLSFANADREVTREAARQALYDYGSNATGKLREAYATFHNRPAPDDWPPDRISRELFAAFDRDRRREMYVLHEEGLAHLAAVQTSATPDNTRLAKAVDAFDRILARTPDFERRREMVPAYVLFAKSIEEAEAERAMLLYQKAKQLDPASPRAPQIDSALLSLEARALRKRGVTDEDALRRAIALDPANTMAHAELQQIADRRGERASKLAHFGWAGAAICAGLALLLGLVVALRRRFA; translated from the coding sequence ATGCGACACACCTGGCTCCTCGCCGGAGCGCTCACTCTCGCAGGGCTCATGGTCGGCCCACCGGCGGCAGCTAGCGCGGTCGACGGAGGCACCGCCGCAACCGCCGTGTCGCCCGCCCTGTCGGCGGCGTTCACGACCGGCGACGAGGCGGCGCGAGGCGGCGCGCTTCGCGAGCTCTTGCGCATCGGCTCAACGGAGGCCGTGCGCCTCGTCGTCTCGCGAGCGCCCGAGCAAACGCCCGCGCTGCGCCGCGCCATCGAAGAGGGACTCGGAAAGCTCGGCGAGCGCGCCGTACCGGCGCTGATCCTCGAGCGACGACTCGCGAGCGGCCCACCGGTGCGGCGCTTCGCGGCCACGCAGCTCGAAGCTATGGAGAAGTCGATGCCGGGCGAGGCGATCCAGGCCAAGAGCCCCGCCGTGCTCGGCGAGATCCTCCGCGCCTACGGGCTCGCGAAAGAGATGGACGCCTTGGGCGTCGTTCTATCGTTCGCCAACGCCGACCGTGAGGTCACGCGGGAAGCCGCCCGCCAGGCGCTCTACGACTACGGCAGCAACGCCACAGGAAAGCTCCGCGAAGCGTACGCAACCTTTCACAACCGTCCCGCGCCCGACGATTGGCCGCCGGACCGCATCAGTCGCGAGCTCTTTGCAGCCTTCGATCGCGATCGCCGACGCGAGATGTACGTCCTCCACGAAGAGGGCCTCGCGCACCTCGCGGCGGTCCAAACAAGCGCGACGCCTGACAACACGCGCCTCGCCAAGGCCGTCGACGCCTTCGACCGCATCCTCGCGCGAACGCCGGACTTCGAACGCCGGCGCGAAATGGTGCCGGCCTACGTACTCTTCGCCAAGTCCATCGAGGAGGCGGAGGCCGAGCGCGCCATGCTGCTCTACCAGAAGGCGAAGCAGCTGGACCCAGCGTCGCCACGCGCTCCCCAGATCGACAGCGCGCTGCTCTCGCTCGAAGCTCGCGCCCTTCGCAAGCGAGGCGTCACCGACGAGGACGCGCTTCGAAGGGCCATCGCGCTCGACCCGGCCAACACGATGGCGCACGCCGAGCTCCAGCAGATCGCCGATCGACGCGGCGAGCGAGCCTCCAAGCTCGCGCACTTCGGGTGGGCCGGCGCGGCCATTTGCGCGGGCCTCGCGCTCCTCCTGGGGCTCGTCGTCGCGCTCCGACGACGCTTCGCCTAA
- a CDS encoding acylphosphatase — protein sequence MATKRVQLIVRGRVTGVYFRASAQREARRLGITGWVKNRNDGSVEILAEGEEDSIKEIVSWAHHGPAAARVDGVDVRWRSYSGEFADFRIEQ from the coding sequence ATGGCGACAAAACGCGTGCAGCTCATCGTCCGAGGCCGAGTGACCGGGGTCTACTTCCGCGCGTCAGCGCAGCGCGAAGCGCGACGCCTCGGCATCACCGGGTGGGTGAAGAATCGCAACGATGGCTCCGTGGAGATCTTGGCGGAAGGCGAAGAGGACTCGATCAAGGAGATCGTGAGCTGGGCCCATCACGGCCCCGCGGCGGCGCGCGTCGACGGCGTCGACGTACGGTGGCGCAGTTACTCGGGCGAATTCGCCGACTTTCGCATCGAGCAGTAG
- a CDS encoding DUF3570 domain-containing protein — protein MTFVPKRAALGLLAILALMAVPRSSRAQGQSLSNAEAVELALEAVTAAKEGKQDLCIKKNKASLEKEENPRTRLHLAGCETRSGKLLDALRDAQEALQQGMRARDEALIKVARDRVIDLIQRLPKVTFVPPAGVSDLKVTFDERPVSNASLTRKFSIDPGRHSVRAEGASMGLPLSFEETFDAKEGEVVTVRLTLKATSPGVLTAGQLRCMMEAKSQEDVEKCLPQRVKNLVVRVGTDTAFYTDSTDVQVVSPSARGSVSSPTAGWNVGASYLLDFVTAASPDIVSMASRRYRERRHVVGLTGGYKPGLFGAQAYGNVSSEPDYLSLSGGGALALDLNDKLTTPRVGYTHTSDTIGRSDTPFDAWSKKLAIHEVEASMTFVMSPTTVLLVGATFAAERGDQSKPYRYVPTFQNQIAPKVPSGAGADLVDLYRLPMRPTEQLPTERDRYALGFRLAKRFPSAGATLRIEERLYSDSWLLRATTTDFRYMVDLGRMLRVWPHGRLHAQTGAGFHELAYTGFISPQNGQVILPTYRTTDRELSPMASLTAGGGARVALTSPESENQIGITLTGDAMYSQYFRSLFVRSRFAVYGAVALDFEF, from the coding sequence GTGACCTTCGTTCCGAAAAGAGCGGCGCTGGGCCTGCTAGCCATCTTGGCGCTCATGGCCGTGCCGCGCTCGTCGCGCGCGCAAGGGCAGTCGCTCTCAAACGCCGAAGCCGTCGAGCTCGCTCTCGAGGCTGTGACGGCGGCCAAGGAGGGGAAACAGGACCTCTGCATCAAGAAGAACAAGGCTTCCCTCGAGAAGGAGGAGAACCCTCGCACGCGGCTTCACCTGGCCGGCTGCGAGACCCGCTCGGGCAAGCTCCTCGACGCACTACGCGACGCGCAAGAGGCTTTGCAACAGGGCATGCGCGCACGAGACGAGGCGCTCATCAAGGTGGCGCGCGATCGCGTCATTGATCTCATTCAGCGGTTGCCGAAGGTGACGTTCGTGCCCCCCGCTGGCGTCTCCGACCTCAAGGTGACGTTCGACGAGCGGCCCGTTTCGAACGCGAGCCTCACGCGCAAGTTCTCCATCGACCCGGGGCGCCACAGCGTGCGCGCCGAGGGCGCCTCGATGGGCCTGCCGCTCTCCTTTGAGGAGACCTTCGACGCGAAAGAGGGCGAGGTCGTCACGGTGCGCCTCACGCTGAAGGCGACGTCGCCAGGCGTGCTCACGGCGGGTCAGCTCCGCTGCATGATGGAGGCCAAGAGCCAAGAGGACGTCGAAAAGTGTCTCCCGCAGCGCGTGAAGAACCTCGTGGTGCGCGTGGGTACGGACACGGCTTTCTACACCGACTCGACCGACGTGCAGGTGGTCTCGCCTTCGGCCCGCGGCTCGGTGAGCTCGCCTACGGCAGGGTGGAACGTGGGGGCCTCGTACCTGCTCGACTTCGTCACGGCGGCGTCGCCGGACATCGTGTCGATGGCGTCGCGGCGGTATCGCGAGCGCCGGCACGTGGTCGGTTTGACGGGCGGCTACAAGCCGGGGCTCTTTGGCGCCCAGGCCTACGGCAACGTCTCGAGCGAGCCCGACTACCTGTCGCTCTCGGGCGGCGGCGCGCTCGCCCTCGACCTCAACGACAAGCTCACGACCCCGCGCGTCGGCTACACGCACACGAGCGACACCATCGGTCGGAGCGACACCCCCTTCGACGCCTGGAGCAAGAAGCTCGCGATCCACGAGGTCGAAGCGAGCATGACGTTCGTCATGTCCCCCACGACGGTCCTGCTCGTTGGGGCCACCTTCGCCGCCGAGCGCGGCGACCAATCGAAGCCCTATCGGTACGTGCCGACGTTCCAGAATCAAATCGCGCCCAAGGTGCCCTCCGGCGCCGGCGCTGACCTCGTGGACCTCTACCGGTTGCCGATGCGACCCACCGAGCAGTTGCCCACGGAGCGAGACCGCTACGCGCTGGGGTTCCGGCTCGCCAAGCGTTTTCCCTCGGCCGGCGCGACGCTGCGCATCGAAGAGCGCCTCTATTCGGATAGCTGGCTCTTGCGCGCGACTACCACCGACTTTCGCTACATGGTCGACCTAGGTCGCATGCTGCGCGTTTGGCCCCATGGCCGGCTCCACGCACAGACCGGCGCGGGATTTCACGAGCTCGCGTACACTGGCTTCATCTCGCCGCAAAATGGCCAGGTGATTCTTCCGACTTACCGCACGACCGACCGCGAGCTCTCGCCCATGGCTTCGCTCACCGCCGGCGGCGGCGCCCGCGTCGCGCTAACCTCACCGGAGTCAGAGAACCAAATCGGCATCACCCTCACCGGCGACGCCATGTACTCGCAGTACTTCCGGTCACTGTTCGTTCGCAGTCGTTTTGCCGTCTACGGAGCCGTCGCCCTGGACTTCGAGTTTTGA